A genomic region of Carettochelys insculpta isolate YL-2023 chromosome 7, ASM3395843v1, whole genome shotgun sequence contains the following coding sequences:
- the CCSER2 gene encoding serine-rich coiled-coil domain-containing protein 2 isoform X9, which yields MEEKNHIRTPFISKLPKYGTKSLGSTLQPVSKRTAVTLSGNPHSSSGKNCSKHNGSVCMSSFAFNLQKSNKYQLDDQNGRVSNSAQNSSGKVVNSGKYCPSLGGFGKDVLRVGLNTASSTASKRAEQVNMFVSSAEELNQKSSLGLSSSAKFTKGKLFGRTSYAGVSAPKSHLNGFYGNRSSLDLQRCRTNSSTTRTSSGESLTQSRDDVKSLSCEKMVRSQSFSHSIQNSFLPTASLTRSHSFNKAVDLTRPYQKQHLAIRASQRSILLSRNARQLDIPSGNEPLRYGFTRPYTDISGSKKPPLSNGSGAPPSLGYRMGRPSLLKPTRQQFTGKIIEHDNKSSATDMCTVKLSEITGNVNASIQKKGIENDSQRTECGEALLDDLGNHGSKVICTNDDVDEISISSLSSSEKNDLSEDFSDDFIDLEDANRAIQVKQEVLIKELVHGGTTPVDPITYLKESERPHCNTNEWLDIDVSVDNKNESTKHTIGNNLVSPDMDYRAGSSFELSPSDSSDGTYMWDEEGLEPIGSVHPCGSYESSEMNSVWMQQRACCCPFPVPSSLQLSHIQR from the exons atggaagaaaaaaatcatatcaGGACACCCTTCATTTCCAAGTTACCGAAATATGGAACAAAATCTTTAGGGAGCACCTTACAGCCAGTGTCAAAGAGGACAGCTGTTACCTTGTCAGGGAATCCTCATAGCAGTAGTGGCAAAAATTGCAGTAAGCACAATGGCAGTGTCTGTATGTCTTCCTTTGCTTTTAATTTGCAAAAATCAAATAAATACCAACTTGATGATCAAAATGGCAGAGTGTCTAACTCGGCTCAAAATTCCAGTGGAAAAGTAGTTAATTCTGGGAAGTATTGCCCATCACTAGGGGGATTTGGTAAAGATGTGCTCAGGGTGGGTTTGAACACTGCCTCTTCAACAGCATCGAAAAGAGCAGAGCAAGTCAACATGTTTGTATCCTCTGCAGAAGAATTAAACCAAAAGTCTTCGCTTGGACTGTCTAGTTCAGCGAAATTCACCAAAGGTAAATTATTTGGCAGGACTTCATATGCTGGCGTCAGTGCTCCAAAATCACACTTAAATGGATTTTATGGAAATAGGTCATCTCTAGATTTGCAGAGGTGTAGAACTAACTCAAGCACCACCAGGACTAGTTCAGGAGAGAGTTTGACACAATCCAGAGATGATGTTAAATCTTTGTCCTGTGAAAAAATGGTTAGATCACAAAGTTTTTCACATTCCATTCAGAATTCTTTCCTCCCTACTGCATCCTTAACCAGATCACATTCCTTTAATAAAGCTGTAGACCTTACAAGGCCTTATCAAAAGCAACACCTGGCTATTAGAGCATCTCAGAGGTCCATTCTGTTGTCAAGAAATGCACGACAGTTGGATATACCTAGTGGAAATGAACCTTTAAGGTATGGCTTTACCAGACCATACACAGATATATCTGGTTCGAAGAAGCCACCACTCTCAAATGGATCTGGGGCACCACCCTCTTTGGGATACAGGATGGGTCGTCCTTCTTTACTGAAACCTACAAGACAGCAGTTTACTGGAAAGATCATTGAGCATGACAACAAAAGTTCAGCTACTGACATGTGCACAGTGAAGCTTTCTGAGATCACAGGAAACGTCAATGCATCCATTCAGAAAAAAGGCATAGAAAATGACAGTCAAAGAACAGAATGTGGTGAAGCCCTTCTTGATGATCTGGGAAACCATGGCTCTAAAGTCATATGCACGAATGATGATGTTGATGAAATATCCATATCCTCCTTGTCATCTTCTGAAAAGAATGACTTGAGTGAAGATTTTAGCGATGACTTTATAGATCTAGAAGATGCAAACAGAGCAATCCAAGTGAAGCAAGAAGTCCTTATTAAAGAATTAGTGCATGGAGGTACAACACCAGTAGATCCCATAACTTATCTCAAAGAAAGTGAAAGACCTCATTGTAACACCAATGAATGGCTGGATATAGATGTTTCTG TAGATAACAAGAATGAAAGCACAAAGCATACTATTGGGAACAACTTGGTTTCTCCGGACATGGACTACAGAGCTGGCTCCTCTTTTGAACTTTCTCCATCTGATAGTTCTGATGGAACATACATGTGGGACGAAGAAGGGCTGGAGCCCATTGGGAGCGTCCATCCATGTGGAAGTTATGAATCTTCAGAAATGAACAGCGTA